From the Helicoverpa armigera isolate CAAS_96S chromosome 16, ASM3070526v1, whole genome shotgun sequence genome, one window contains:
- the LOC110384497 gene encoding MATH and LRR domain-containing protein PFE0570w isoform X1, with amino-acid sequence MDESTKNSPCKECDGDADDLQLHAEVEHLRQHLAERDSHIVALEGEFIKCTTRANDLEEQVSTWREKYERLYDSHKRVQKLNQVLEDKLLQMVDKMKGEKSQLTKDIATLSVRLAESKHNYSMLQKENERYKNDMNLAIQLLQCKPDNFVSQKLDNLPVDTQARVSQYVMSKTSSKPSSSTQSKNGNDIDTFDASEYEFNISASLMSKILEDSIQDTVTKHCDTCTCNKSQNKPFCYNESYYSVATQTMTSGEMKNSLCLNCNADVKSLHSNLSIRSISPHPVKLINEKSMNNVVTPLYILPQNTEPIKDIPPPAVPPVIERPKNNGIVIDTIKINDKSVLEPIVQMDAKVDAVAKVDDLKQYRKTNSVSMEPAVHHKLCDRTKSSISSKKSSIHSAGNGNEEPLIPKELPHKDVLNKDILNKDILNKDLMNKDILNKDILNKDILNKDLLNSKEAKSIADNISKTGDNISLRKNSHSSMGAVSRTSSIAKSTVSTHKSNTQVGPGPRFCHLRMQAGSKNILLDNAEPDVPPVLYRRQSKCNENSIFKDLADDVDNFIDLEKTEDDLTIKEDIKNDNIVVESTLIDVHVDNNNKDTNIAAKNTTINPILLNVSSSPLQPLKTHTFSNSSENNNNKSQSIASQQNTTEIDNLLNDFNIDNNNIQNHKEQTNDDTKTADVFTPTDNHDVKIFNFDRYEQNKLTNQYNKPLRKIDMSQLHSLENTKISKDLPPQGDLAVTEKKPEVVKPSLPPIVNVYPNLTQTHLKVNDNKVFTNEQSTSSLSSDDSAAILQKQQLLRVAEWVEKNLEQQNNFNDPLEEDVNFTNRTLRRDSKLSRLTETLNELALNMPHPVSKYSKSYGRDGHNSWVHNNVTAQSQEKMPKHPIGIAKLAGHVVKETIFPVESGDATVTEISDTTKNRETVADLVAEGLRAKGNKEITPEDLARMEYNVKKFLLSGPHWVNPGSVGRSRRTSSKTETDV; translated from the exons ATGGATGAGAGTACTAAGAATTCCCCTTGTAAG GAGTGTGACGGTGATGCGGACGATCTTCAGCTGCACGCTGAGGTGGAGCACTTGAGGCAGCACCTGGCGGAGCGGGACAGCCACATTGTAGCTCTTGAGGGGGAGTTCATCAAGTGTACAACCAGAGCTAACGATTTAGAAGAACAAGTCAGCACTTGGAGGGAGAAGTATGAAAG GTTATATGATTCACATAAGAGGGTACAGAAACTGAATCAAGTGCTGGAAGATAAGCTTCTGCAAATGGTTGACAAAATGAAGGGAGAGAAAAGTCAACTTACCAAAGATATTGCCACTTTGTCTGTACGACTTGCCGAGTCTAAGCACAACTACAGTATGTTACAAAAGGAGAAT gAGAGATATAAGAATGATATGAATCTAGCAATACAGTTGCTACAATGCAAACCTGATAACTTTGTGTCTCAAAAATTGGACAAT CTTCCTGTAGATACGCAGGCGAGAGTGTCTCAGTACGTTATGTCCAAGACATCTTCGAAACCGTCAAGCTCAACTCAATCTAAAAACGGTAACGATATTGATACTTTTGATGCCAGTGAATACGAATTCAATATTTCCGCTTCCCTGATGTCAAAAATACTTGAAGACAGTATTCAAGATACTGTTACTAAACACTGTGATACTTGCACATGCAACAAATCTCAAAACAAACCGTTCTGCTACAATGAAAGCTATTATTCTGTAGCCACGCAAACTATGACGAGTGGAGAAATGAAAAATTCGCTTTGTCTCAATTGCAATGCTGATGTCAAGTCGCTACATTCCAACCTCAGTATTAGAAGTATATCGCCACACCCTGTCAAACTGATTAATGAGAAATCAATGAATAATGTAGTCACTCCTTTGTACATACTACCACAAAACACTGAACCTATCAAAGACATTCCACCACCAGCAGTACCACCAGTTATTGAGAGGCCAAAAAATAATGGTATAGTTATTGATACCATCAAAATCAATGATAAAAGCGTTTTAGAACCCATTGTACAAATGGACGCTAAAGTGGATGCTGTTGCTAAAGTCGACGACTTGAAACAGTATAGGAAGACTAATAGTGTGTCTATGGAACCTGCAGTACATCATAAACTGTGTGATCGCACAAAAAGTTCAATTTCAAGCAAGAAAAGTAGTATTCATAGTGCAGGGAATGGGAATGAAGAACCGCTCATTCCAAAAGAATTGCCTCATAAGGATGTACTAAACAAAGATATCCTAAATAAGGACATTCTCAACAAAGATTTGATGAATAAAGATATTCTTAACAAGGATATACTTAACAAAGACATTCTCAACAAGGATTTACTGAACAGTAAGGAAGCTAAATCCATAGCCGATAACATCAGTAAAACAGGTGATAATATCAGCCTCAGAAAGAATTCTCATAGTTCGATGGGTGCCGTGAGTCGGACATCGTCAATCGCCAAATCAACAGTAAGTACACACAAGTCTAATACTCAGGTCGGCCCGGGGCCTAGGTTCTGTCATTTACGTATGCAAGCGGGATCCAAAAATATCCTCCTTGACAATGCCGAACCCGATGTACCTCCTGTTCTATATAGGCGGCAAAGTAAATGCAATGAAAACTCCATCTTCAAAGATCTCGCAGATGATGTAGATAACTTTATCGATTTAGAGAAAACCGAAGATGATCTTACAATAAAAGAAGATATAAAAAATGACAACATCGTTGTTGAGAGCACGCTTATCGATGTCCACGTTGACAACAATAACAAAGATACTAATATTGCTGCAAAGAATACCACTATTAACCCCATCTTACTAAACGTTTCTTCTTCTCCACTGCAACCTCTGAAGACGCACACATTTTCTAACAGTTcagaaaataacaataacaaatcgCAAAGCATTGCAAGTCAGCAAAACACAACTGAAATTGATAACCTGCTTAACGATTTCAATATTgataataacaatattcaaaATCATAAAGAGCAAACTAACGACGACACCAAAACAGCTGATGTTTTCACTCCCACCGATAATCatgatgtaaaaatatttaactttgatCGCTatgaacaaaacaaattaactaaTCAATACAATAAACCTTTAAGGAAAATCGACATGTCGCAACTTCACTCCCTTGAAAATACTAAGATTTCTAAGGATCTGCCACCACAAGGTGACTTAGCGGTAACAGAGAAAAAGCCAGAGGTAGTGAAGCCATCGTTGCCGCCCATTGTAAATGTTTATCCAAACCTTACGCAAACCCATTTGAAAGTAAATGACAACAAAGTTTTTACTAATGAGCAGAGTACCAGTTCTTTGTCTAGTGACGATAGTGCGGCTATATTGCAAAAGCAGCAACTGCTTAGGGTCGCAGAGTGGGTAGAGAAGAACTTGGAGCAACAGAATAATTTTAACGATCCTCTGGAGGAGGATGTTAATTTTACCAATAGAACGCTGAGGCGAGACAGTAAACTGTCGAGGCTCACAGAAACTCTGAACGAGTTGGCGCTGAATATGCCTCATCCTGTTAGCAAGTATTCCAAGTCATATGGTCGTGATGGGCATAACTCGTGGGTTCACAATAACGTGACGGCGCAGAGTCAGGAGAAAATGCCAAAGCACCCGATTGGAATCGCGAAACTTGCTGGTCACGTGGTCAAAGAAACAATCTTTCCAGTAGAAAGTGGTGACGCGACCGTGACTGAAATAAGCGACACGACCAAAAATAGAGAAACAGTTGCCGATTTGGTGGCCGAAGGACTCAGAGCTAAAGGCAACAAAGAGATAACACCGGAAGATTTGGCGCGAATGGAATACAACGTGAAGAAGTTTTTGTTGAGTGGACCACATTGGGTGAACCCGGGGTCCGTGGGCAGGAGCCGGCGCACAAGCAGTAAGACTGAGACTGATGTATAA
- the LOC110384497 gene encoding MATH and LRR domain-containing protein PFE0570w isoform X2 has protein sequence MECDGDADDLQLHAEVEHLRQHLAERDSHIVALEGEFIKCTTRANDLEEQVSTWREKYERLYDSHKRVQKLNQVLEDKLLQMVDKMKGEKSQLTKDIATLSVRLAESKHNYSMLQKENERYKNDMNLAIQLLQCKPDNFVSQKLDNLPVDTQARVSQYVMSKTSSKPSSSTQSKNGNDIDTFDASEYEFNISASLMSKILEDSIQDTVTKHCDTCTCNKSQNKPFCYNESYYSVATQTMTSGEMKNSLCLNCNADVKSLHSNLSIRSISPHPVKLINEKSMNNVVTPLYILPQNTEPIKDIPPPAVPPVIERPKNNGIVIDTIKINDKSVLEPIVQMDAKVDAVAKVDDLKQYRKTNSVSMEPAVHHKLCDRTKSSISSKKSSIHSAGNGNEEPLIPKELPHKDVLNKDILNKDILNKDLMNKDILNKDILNKDILNKDLLNSKEAKSIADNISKTGDNISLRKNSHSSMGAVSRTSSIAKSTVSTHKSNTQVGPGPRFCHLRMQAGSKNILLDNAEPDVPPVLYRRQSKCNENSIFKDLADDVDNFIDLEKTEDDLTIKEDIKNDNIVVESTLIDVHVDNNNKDTNIAAKNTTINPILLNVSSSPLQPLKTHTFSNSSENNNNKSQSIASQQNTTEIDNLLNDFNIDNNNIQNHKEQTNDDTKTADVFTPTDNHDVKIFNFDRYEQNKLTNQYNKPLRKIDMSQLHSLENTKISKDLPPQGDLAVTEKKPEVVKPSLPPIVNVYPNLTQTHLKVNDNKVFTNEQSTSSLSSDDSAAILQKQQLLRVAEWVEKNLEQQNNFNDPLEEDVNFTNRTLRRDSKLSRLTETLNELALNMPHPVSKYSKSYGRDGHNSWVHNNVTAQSQEKMPKHPIGIAKLAGHVVKETIFPVESGDATVTEISDTTKNRETVADLVAEGLRAKGNKEITPEDLARMEYNVKKFLLSGPHWVNPGSVGRSRRTSSKTETDV, from the exons AT GGAGTGTGACGGTGATGCGGACGATCTTCAGCTGCACGCTGAGGTGGAGCACTTGAGGCAGCACCTGGCGGAGCGGGACAGCCACATTGTAGCTCTTGAGGGGGAGTTCATCAAGTGTACAACCAGAGCTAACGATTTAGAAGAACAAGTCAGCACTTGGAGGGAGAAGTATGAAAG GTTATATGATTCACATAAGAGGGTACAGAAACTGAATCAAGTGCTGGAAGATAAGCTTCTGCAAATGGTTGACAAAATGAAGGGAGAGAAAAGTCAACTTACCAAAGATATTGCCACTTTGTCTGTACGACTTGCCGAGTCTAAGCACAACTACAGTATGTTACAAAAGGAGAAT gAGAGATATAAGAATGATATGAATCTAGCAATACAGTTGCTACAATGCAAACCTGATAACTTTGTGTCTCAAAAATTGGACAAT CTTCCTGTAGATACGCAGGCGAGAGTGTCTCAGTACGTTATGTCCAAGACATCTTCGAAACCGTCAAGCTCAACTCAATCTAAAAACGGTAACGATATTGATACTTTTGATGCCAGTGAATACGAATTCAATATTTCCGCTTCCCTGATGTCAAAAATACTTGAAGACAGTATTCAAGATACTGTTACTAAACACTGTGATACTTGCACATGCAACAAATCTCAAAACAAACCGTTCTGCTACAATGAAAGCTATTATTCTGTAGCCACGCAAACTATGACGAGTGGAGAAATGAAAAATTCGCTTTGTCTCAATTGCAATGCTGATGTCAAGTCGCTACATTCCAACCTCAGTATTAGAAGTATATCGCCACACCCTGTCAAACTGATTAATGAGAAATCAATGAATAATGTAGTCACTCCTTTGTACATACTACCACAAAACACTGAACCTATCAAAGACATTCCACCACCAGCAGTACCACCAGTTATTGAGAGGCCAAAAAATAATGGTATAGTTATTGATACCATCAAAATCAATGATAAAAGCGTTTTAGAACCCATTGTACAAATGGACGCTAAAGTGGATGCTGTTGCTAAAGTCGACGACTTGAAACAGTATAGGAAGACTAATAGTGTGTCTATGGAACCTGCAGTACATCATAAACTGTGTGATCGCACAAAAAGTTCAATTTCAAGCAAGAAAAGTAGTATTCATAGTGCAGGGAATGGGAATGAAGAACCGCTCATTCCAAAAGAATTGCCTCATAAGGATGTACTAAACAAAGATATCCTAAATAAGGACATTCTCAACAAAGATTTGATGAATAAAGATATTCTTAACAAGGATATACTTAACAAAGACATTCTCAACAAGGATTTACTGAACAGTAAGGAAGCTAAATCCATAGCCGATAACATCAGTAAAACAGGTGATAATATCAGCCTCAGAAAGAATTCTCATAGTTCGATGGGTGCCGTGAGTCGGACATCGTCAATCGCCAAATCAACAGTAAGTACACACAAGTCTAATACTCAGGTCGGCCCGGGGCCTAGGTTCTGTCATTTACGTATGCAAGCGGGATCCAAAAATATCCTCCTTGACAATGCCGAACCCGATGTACCTCCTGTTCTATATAGGCGGCAAAGTAAATGCAATGAAAACTCCATCTTCAAAGATCTCGCAGATGATGTAGATAACTTTATCGATTTAGAGAAAACCGAAGATGATCTTACAATAAAAGAAGATATAAAAAATGACAACATCGTTGTTGAGAGCACGCTTATCGATGTCCACGTTGACAACAATAACAAAGATACTAATATTGCTGCAAAGAATACCACTATTAACCCCATCTTACTAAACGTTTCTTCTTCTCCACTGCAACCTCTGAAGACGCACACATTTTCTAACAGTTcagaaaataacaataacaaatcgCAAAGCATTGCAAGTCAGCAAAACACAACTGAAATTGATAACCTGCTTAACGATTTCAATATTgataataacaatattcaaaATCATAAAGAGCAAACTAACGACGACACCAAAACAGCTGATGTTTTCACTCCCACCGATAATCatgatgtaaaaatatttaactttgatCGCTatgaacaaaacaaattaactaaTCAATACAATAAACCTTTAAGGAAAATCGACATGTCGCAACTTCACTCCCTTGAAAATACTAAGATTTCTAAGGATCTGCCACCACAAGGTGACTTAGCGGTAACAGAGAAAAAGCCAGAGGTAGTGAAGCCATCGTTGCCGCCCATTGTAAATGTTTATCCAAACCTTACGCAAACCCATTTGAAAGTAAATGACAACAAAGTTTTTACTAATGAGCAGAGTACCAGTTCTTTGTCTAGTGACGATAGTGCGGCTATATTGCAAAAGCAGCAACTGCTTAGGGTCGCAGAGTGGGTAGAGAAGAACTTGGAGCAACAGAATAATTTTAACGATCCTCTGGAGGAGGATGTTAATTTTACCAATAGAACGCTGAGGCGAGACAGTAAACTGTCGAGGCTCACAGAAACTCTGAACGAGTTGGCGCTGAATATGCCTCATCCTGTTAGCAAGTATTCCAAGTCATATGGTCGTGATGGGCATAACTCGTGGGTTCACAATAACGTGACGGCGCAGAGTCAGGAGAAAATGCCAAAGCACCCGATTGGAATCGCGAAACTTGCTGGTCACGTGGTCAAAGAAACAATCTTTCCAGTAGAAAGTGGTGACGCGACCGTGACTGAAATAAGCGACACGACCAAAAATAGAGAAACAGTTGCCGATTTGGTGGCCGAAGGACTCAGAGCTAAAGGCAACAAAGAGATAACACCGGAAGATTTGGCGCGAATGGAATACAACGTGAAGAAGTTTTTGTTGAGTGGACCACATTGGGTGAACCCGGGGTCCGTGGGCAGGAGCCGGCGCACAAGCAGTAAGACTGAGACTGATGTATAA
- the LOC110384497 gene encoding MATH and LRR domain-containing protein PFE0570w isoform X3, with translation MVDKMKGEKSQLTKDIATLSVRLAESKHNYSMLQKENERYKNDMNLAIQLLQCKPDNFVSQKLDNLPVDTQARVSQYVMSKTSSKPSSSTQSKNGNDIDTFDASEYEFNISASLMSKILEDSIQDTVTKHCDTCTCNKSQNKPFCYNESYYSVATQTMTSGEMKNSLCLNCNADVKSLHSNLSIRSISPHPVKLINEKSMNNVVTPLYILPQNTEPIKDIPPPAVPPVIERPKNNGIVIDTIKINDKSVLEPIVQMDAKVDAVAKVDDLKQYRKTNSVSMEPAVHHKLCDRTKSSISSKKSSIHSAGNGNEEPLIPKELPHKDVLNKDILNKDILNKDLMNKDILNKDILNKDILNKDLLNSKEAKSIADNISKTGDNISLRKNSHSSMGAVSRTSSIAKSTVSTHKSNTQVGPGPRFCHLRMQAGSKNILLDNAEPDVPPVLYRRQSKCNENSIFKDLADDVDNFIDLEKTEDDLTIKEDIKNDNIVVESTLIDVHVDNNNKDTNIAAKNTTINPILLNVSSSPLQPLKTHTFSNSSENNNNKSQSIASQQNTTEIDNLLNDFNIDNNNIQNHKEQTNDDTKTADVFTPTDNHDVKIFNFDRYEQNKLTNQYNKPLRKIDMSQLHSLENTKISKDLPPQGDLAVTEKKPEVVKPSLPPIVNVYPNLTQTHLKVNDNKVFTNEQSTSSLSSDDSAAILQKQQLLRVAEWVEKNLEQQNNFNDPLEEDVNFTNRTLRRDSKLSRLTETLNELALNMPHPVSKYSKSYGRDGHNSWVHNNVTAQSQEKMPKHPIGIAKLAGHVVKETIFPVESGDATVTEISDTTKNRETVADLVAEGLRAKGNKEITPEDLARMEYNVKKFLLSGPHWVNPGSVGRSRRTSSKTETDV, from the exons ATGGTTGACAAAATGAAGGGAGAGAAAAGTCAACTTACCAAAGATATTGCCACTTTGTCTGTACGACTTGCCGAGTCTAAGCACAACTACAGTATGTTACAAAAGGAGAAT gAGAGATATAAGAATGATATGAATCTAGCAATACAGTTGCTACAATGCAAACCTGATAACTTTGTGTCTCAAAAATTGGACAAT CTTCCTGTAGATACGCAGGCGAGAGTGTCTCAGTACGTTATGTCCAAGACATCTTCGAAACCGTCAAGCTCAACTCAATCTAAAAACGGTAACGATATTGATACTTTTGATGCCAGTGAATACGAATTCAATATTTCCGCTTCCCTGATGTCAAAAATACTTGAAGACAGTATTCAAGATACTGTTACTAAACACTGTGATACTTGCACATGCAACAAATCTCAAAACAAACCGTTCTGCTACAATGAAAGCTATTATTCTGTAGCCACGCAAACTATGACGAGTGGAGAAATGAAAAATTCGCTTTGTCTCAATTGCAATGCTGATGTCAAGTCGCTACATTCCAACCTCAGTATTAGAAGTATATCGCCACACCCTGTCAAACTGATTAATGAGAAATCAATGAATAATGTAGTCACTCCTTTGTACATACTACCACAAAACACTGAACCTATCAAAGACATTCCACCACCAGCAGTACCACCAGTTATTGAGAGGCCAAAAAATAATGGTATAGTTATTGATACCATCAAAATCAATGATAAAAGCGTTTTAGAACCCATTGTACAAATGGACGCTAAAGTGGATGCTGTTGCTAAAGTCGACGACTTGAAACAGTATAGGAAGACTAATAGTGTGTCTATGGAACCTGCAGTACATCATAAACTGTGTGATCGCACAAAAAGTTCAATTTCAAGCAAGAAAAGTAGTATTCATAGTGCAGGGAATGGGAATGAAGAACCGCTCATTCCAAAAGAATTGCCTCATAAGGATGTACTAAACAAAGATATCCTAAATAAGGACATTCTCAACAAAGATTTGATGAATAAAGATATTCTTAACAAGGATATACTTAACAAAGACATTCTCAACAAGGATTTACTGAACAGTAAGGAAGCTAAATCCATAGCCGATAACATCAGTAAAACAGGTGATAATATCAGCCTCAGAAAGAATTCTCATAGTTCGATGGGTGCCGTGAGTCGGACATCGTCAATCGCCAAATCAACAGTAAGTACACACAAGTCTAATACTCAGGTCGGCCCGGGGCCTAGGTTCTGTCATTTACGTATGCAAGCGGGATCCAAAAATATCCTCCTTGACAATGCCGAACCCGATGTACCTCCTGTTCTATATAGGCGGCAAAGTAAATGCAATGAAAACTCCATCTTCAAAGATCTCGCAGATGATGTAGATAACTTTATCGATTTAGAGAAAACCGAAGATGATCTTACAATAAAAGAAGATATAAAAAATGACAACATCGTTGTTGAGAGCACGCTTATCGATGTCCACGTTGACAACAATAACAAAGATACTAATATTGCTGCAAAGAATACCACTATTAACCCCATCTTACTAAACGTTTCTTCTTCTCCACTGCAACCTCTGAAGACGCACACATTTTCTAACAGTTcagaaaataacaataacaaatcgCAAAGCATTGCAAGTCAGCAAAACACAACTGAAATTGATAACCTGCTTAACGATTTCAATATTgataataacaatattcaaaATCATAAAGAGCAAACTAACGACGACACCAAAACAGCTGATGTTTTCACTCCCACCGATAATCatgatgtaaaaatatttaactttgatCGCTatgaacaaaacaaattaactaaTCAATACAATAAACCTTTAAGGAAAATCGACATGTCGCAACTTCACTCCCTTGAAAATACTAAGATTTCTAAGGATCTGCCACCACAAGGTGACTTAGCGGTAACAGAGAAAAAGCCAGAGGTAGTGAAGCCATCGTTGCCGCCCATTGTAAATGTTTATCCAAACCTTACGCAAACCCATTTGAAAGTAAATGACAACAAAGTTTTTACTAATGAGCAGAGTACCAGTTCTTTGTCTAGTGACGATAGTGCGGCTATATTGCAAAAGCAGCAACTGCTTAGGGTCGCAGAGTGGGTAGAGAAGAACTTGGAGCAACAGAATAATTTTAACGATCCTCTGGAGGAGGATGTTAATTTTACCAATAGAACGCTGAGGCGAGACAGTAAACTGTCGAGGCTCACAGAAACTCTGAACGAGTTGGCGCTGAATATGCCTCATCCTGTTAGCAAGTATTCCAAGTCATATGGTCGTGATGGGCATAACTCGTGGGTTCACAATAACGTGACGGCGCAGAGTCAGGAGAAAATGCCAAAGCACCCGATTGGAATCGCGAAACTTGCTGGTCACGTGGTCAAAGAAACAATCTTTCCAGTAGAAAGTGGTGACGCGACCGTGACTGAAATAAGCGACACGACCAAAAATAGAGAAACAGTTGCCGATTTGGTGGCCGAAGGACTCAGAGCTAAAGGCAACAAAGAGATAACACCGGAAGATTTGGCGCGAATGGAATACAACGTGAAGAAGTTTTTGTTGAGTGGACCACATTGGGTGAACCCGGGGTCCGTGGGCAGGAGCCGGCGCACAAGCAGTAAGACTGAGACTGATGTATAA